A segment of the Solanum lycopersicum chromosome 9, SLM_r2.1 genome:
ACCAAATTAGGAGTATTAAAAAAGGAAAGTTGTGTTCTTGTAGTTTCTGCTCCGTTTCTTTTCGTTTACCAGTATTTACGAACTATTTTTCTCCTCTAACATtacattttgttttaaagtgaacATTCAACAAAGAGAtctagaaaatgaaaaagagagaaatattcTTAGCCATTAGAAGTCATTAAGAACATAGTATATGTTAAGAGTATCTACTTTGTAgttattaatttacaaaatgaatACCTAGCGGAATTATCAGCTTTCACGTGTAAAAACCAAAATCAAGTACTCAGAAAGTGCAGGCCTGTCTAATACTGAAAAGTCTGGTGAATCTGCTAATCCAGGTGAAAGGGGGTTTCTCAATGGCATGAACAGATACTATGAGTACTATTTGTGTATTCTTCTCTTCTTCCTAGTAGAAAACCTCGTAAATCCTTCCTTACCAAGAACAATGTCATAGCAGTCTAACTTCAAGACATCTGTTGAAAGTTGAATCATCCATATCTAACTTAATTTGTCTGTAAAAGCATTGGTTCATTATTCCCAAGTCGCTGAGACTATGCATTTCTGTACATTTCTTCTGCCTGAAAGCGCTTTCTCAGAAGATTCAAGCTCACTATATCCAACTTGCAATCATATCTTTGCTTCTAATTCTCGTTTTTGAGGCACCAACATTTGGTTGTATGACAACTCTTTAAGATTAAAATACATGCTGAAACGTTCTTGCTATTTCTCGCTCTCTCCCCTTTTTTTATGGTGAAGAAAACATGAATTCCtatctaattcttttcatggTGCCATATTTGCTAGGGGATATTCATGGTCAGTATTCTGATCTACTGAGGCTATTCGAATACGGTGGATTACCTCCAAGATCCAATTACCTATTCTTAGGCGATTATGTGGATCGTGGGAAGCAGAGTCTGGAAACAATATGTCTTATGTTtgcatataaaataaagtatccCGAAAACTTTTTCCTTTTGAGGGGAAATCATGAATGTGCTTCCATTAATCGTATATATGGATTTTATGATGAGTGCAAACGAAGGTTCAATGTTCGATTGTGGAAGATATTCACAGAATGTTTTAACTGCCTGCCTGTGGCAGCTCTGGTTGATGAAAAGATATTGTGCATGCATGGTGGACTCTCCCCCGACCTTCATCATCTGGATCAGATACGGAACCTCCATCGACCAACTGATGTTCCAGAAACTGGACTGCTTTGTGATCTTTTATGGTCAGATCCTTGTAGGGACATTAGAGGGTGGGGAATGAATGATAGGGGTGTTTCCTACACATTTGGTCCAGATAAGGTGACAGAGTATCTTCAGAAGCTAGATCTTGACCTCATTTGCCGTGCCCACCAGGTTTTAAACTGAATATGACTTCCAGAAGTAGACGTTTTTTCCTTCCTTTGTTCCTTTCTTTTcagagtttttcttttttttttaaaattctattgGTTATTTGTACTTAATATAGGTCGTGGAAGATGGTTACGAGTTTTTCGCTGACAGACAACTAGTGACTATATTCTCAGCCCCTAATTATTGTGGAGAGTTTGACAATGCTGGTGCCGTGATGAGTGTGGATGAGACACTGATGTGCTCTTTCCAGATATTAAAGCCTGCCGAGAAGAAGCCTAAGTTTGGATTTGGAAGCACTATTAAGAATGGAACTTCTCTGACCAAAACaaaggtaacttttttttactGAAAACTTTTTGCTATGCAGAAAAAGCAAGGCGTCGTTTGTCTATTGATCCAATtggttttttatattgttttactATTATGAGAGAGAAAAATCACCATCCACaaaaagtttggaggtcaaagtaTAATGTCGTAGTATAAGTACCTCAAATGATTTTAATCCTAAACACAACTCAGGGAGGAATTAGTAGTTGAACATTGGATCACTTTGGACCTGCAAGATATGGGATGCTGGGTCGGGGTTTGATTAACTCATTAATCTTCTGTATTTGAAGTACTAGGCCCTGCAGTGTCTAGGTTACACCTTCGGAACAATGGAGTTTGTTCCAAGTTCCAAGAAAATTCTCTGCTTGGATCTCGATCCATGATCGTCATTTTATTAGTTCTGATGACTGGATCTATTTGCATCACTATACAACCTTCGATATCCCCTTAAGTTCTTTGGTCTTCTCTTGGTCTTCCTGAACCCACAGTTCCAACTTTTTAAATCGCGCTAGGTTAAGAAAATACTCTTGCTTACCAAAATCACATTTAATCAGCCTTGAAGAGTATGCAAGCATTTTGGAAATC
Coding sequences within it:
- the LOC101251329 gene encoding serine/threonine-protein phosphatase PP1 encodes the protein MSRKKVMDSFALDDIINRLLEVRNRPGKQVQLSEAEIRYLCLESKEIFLKQPNLLELDAPIKICGDIHGQYSDLLRLFEYGGLPPRSNYLFLGDYVDRGKQSLETICLMFAYKIKYPENFFLLRGNHECASINRIYGFYDECKRRFNVRLWKIFTECFNCLPVAALVDEKILCMHGGLSPDLHHLDQIRNLHRPTDVPETGLLCDLLWSDPCRDIRGWGMNDRGVSYTFGPDKVTEYLQKLDLDLICRAHQVVEDGYEFFADRQLVTIFSAPNYCGEFDNAGAVMSVDETLMCSFQILKPAEKKPKFGFGSTIKNGTSLTKTKSFLGKIG